In Methanomicrobium antiquum, one DNA window encodes the following:
- a CDS encoding nucleotidyltransferase family protein codes for MSVYNQVQKNRDRILEIAAEHGAYKIKLFGSVVRGEDKSDSDIDFLVEFEQNRSLIDHIALKQDLEDLLGHEVDVVTEGSLHRYIKENVQKEAVSL; via the coding sequence ATGAGTGTCTATAATCAGGTTCAAAAAAACAGAGATCGGATTTTAGAGATTGCTGCGGAGCATGGTGCATATAAGATTAAATTATTTGGTTCTGTTGTTCGCGGAGAAGATAAATCAGACAGTGATATAGATTTTCTTGTTGAATTCGAACAGAACAGATCACTAATTGATCATATTGCATTAAAACAGGATCTTGAAGATCTTCTTGGGCATGAAGTAGATGTTGTTACAGAAGGGAGTCTCCACCGGTATATTAAAGAAAATGTTCAGAAGGAGGCAGTATCTCTTTGA
- a CDS encoding fibrillarin-like rRNA/tRNA 2'-O-methyltransferase — MIRVDGVLVSKGQGGVYGEKMMKGFRVWDPYRSKFAALAMIRSDKPETELTEDLKVLYLGAANGTTVSHFADYTECIYAVEFAPRPMQDLIEVSRRRKNIIPIMADAGNPVEYAPFVESVDMIYQDVAQPNQAEIAVKNLPFLKSNGIVILMLKTRSVDVTTDPKNVFLDTLKELEESGLSVLDACWLEPYHHDHACIICRKIM; from the coding sequence ATGATCAGAGTTGATGGTGTTTTGGTCTCTAAAGGTCAGGGCGGGGTTTACGGCGAAAAGATGATGAAAGGATTTCGAGTATGGGATCCTTACAGAAGCAAATTTGCCGCACTTGCGATGATTAGGTCAGATAAACCTGAAACAGAGTTAACAGAGGACTTAAAGGTTCTTTATCTTGGAGCGGCCAACGGAACAACAGTCTCTCACTTTGCCGATTATACAGAATGTATTTATGCTGTTGAATTTGCACCACGACCCATGCAGGACTTAATAGAGGTCAGCAGAAGACGAAAAAACATTATTCCAATCATGGCCGATGCAGGAAATCCGGTAGAATACGCACCCTTTGTTGAATCTGTTGATATGATTTATCAGGATGTTGCACAGCCCAATCAGGCCGAAATCGCGGTTAAAAACCTGCCATTCTTAAAATCCAATGGTATTGTAATTTTAATGCTTAAAACAAGAAGTGTCGATGTTACAACTGACCCAAAAAATGTGTTTTTGGATACGCTAAAGGAACTTGAAGAATCCGGTCTTAGTGTTTTGGATGCCTGCTGGCTTGAACCATATCACCATGATCATGCGTGCATAATCTGTAGGAAAATTATGTAA
- a CDS encoding RNA-processing protein — protein MPDWKQNELAIMQYWFGDINSDDACVLATGEISFLVARYHDIDINMDDFVPLSFETAVKCGAFKNRDEYLEKLRLLCISLAEEKIRAHYTKGDIELVQMVRMLDEMDHVINLLIERATEWYLVQNPKFSRKYKSISAKRMIAIIRREKNSLGRLGYEIDRLSSERTRLMKEISGRADIIAPNCSALVGGLVAARLISRAGSLHQMSRMPASAIQVLGAESALFTHLRGNTPPPKHGIIFQHRRIHNSKSKVRGKVSRVLGGKLAIAAKLDYFRGEIVPEFIEGAQKRIDYVFSLGEEVKK, from the coding sequence ATGCCGGATTGGAAACAGAATGAATTAGCAATTATGCAGTACTGGTTTGGGGATATTAATTCTGATGACGCCTGTGTTTTGGCAACCGGAGAAATAAGTTTTCTTGTTGCACGATATCATGATATTGATATAAATATGGACGATTTTGTGCCGCTTTCGTTTGAGACTGCGGTTAAATGCGGTGCTTTCAAAAACAGGGATGAATATCTGGAAAAACTTCGCCTGCTCTGTATATCTCTGGCAGAGGAGAAGATTAGGGCACATTATACAAAAGGCGACATTGAGCTTGTTCAGATGGTAAGGATGCTTGATGAGATGGATCATGTAATCAACCTCTTAATTGAGAGGGCGACTGAGTGGTATCTTGTTCAAAACCCCAAATTTTCAAGAAAATACAAATCTATCAGTGCAAAACGTATGATTGCCATAATCAGACGTGAAAAAAATTCTCTTGGAAGGCTTGGTTATGAAATCGACAGGCTTTCATCTGAAAGAACACGCCTTATGAAAGAGATTTCAGGAAGAGCTGATATAATCGCTCCAAACTGCAGTGCACTTGTCGGCGGCCTTGTTGCGGCAAGACTGATATCGCGGGCTGGAAGCCTGCATCAGATGTCAAGGATGCCTGCATCAGCAATTCAGGTTCTTGGTGCTGAGAGTGCTCTTTTTACTCACCTTCGCGGAAATACACCCCCGCCAAAGCATGGCATTATATTTCAGCACAGGAGGATTCATAATTCAAAGTCAAAGGTAAGAGGCAAAGTATCTCGTGTTCTTGGCGGGAAGCTTGCAATTGCGGCTAAGCTGGACTATTTCAGAGGTGAGATTGTTCCTGAGTTCATTGAAGGCGCCCAGAAGCGTATTGACTATGTTTTCTCACTTGGAGAGGAGGTTAAGAAATGA
- a CDS encoding calcium/sodium antiporter, translated as MIITFILFIAGLLLLVKGADYFVEGGGGLAARYGVSPTTIGLTVIAFGTSLPEFGVSINALLSGDQGIATGNIIGSNIANIALVLAICAFIKPAIVHSSVERKGRFSLGDEAYLMIAATVIFAAFAVTGTIGFIGGVVFLTAFILILIYLWKNGAVESEDVISHGKKDYIFIIGGLLGVVAGSQLLLMSSISIAQFFGIPSFIIGMSMVAVGTSLPELMTSLVAILKNQGGISVGNLFGSNIFNLFFVLGIGALLTPVTIPSYSDVLIMCGFTAGGLLLFAGNEKFTRFFAVVLLAGYFLYMALLFMS; from the coding sequence ATGATTATTACATTTATTTTGTTTATCGCAGGTCTTTTACTGCTTGTGAAAGGTGCTGATTATTTCGTCGAGGGAGGAGGCGGACTTGCGGCAAGATATGGAGTTTCTCCAACAACAATCGGCCTTACAGTAATTGCTTTTGGAACATCTCTTCCCGAATTTGGAGTGAGCATAAATGCACTGCTTTCAGGAGATCAGGGAATTGCAACAGGAAATATCATAGGAAGTAATATCGCAAATATCGCACTTGTATTAGCAATATGCGCTTTTATTAAACCTGCAATTGTTCATAGTTCAGTTGAAAGAAAAGGAAGGTTTTCTCTTGGCGATGAAGCTTATTTAATGATTGCCGCAACTGTTATCTTCGCCGCATTTGCAGTTACAGGAACAATAGGTTTTATTGGAGGAGTTGTATTTCTGACTGCATTCATACTAATTCTCATATATCTGTGGAAGAATGGTGCGGTTGAATCAGAGGATGTCATATCACACGGTAAAAAAGATTATATATTTATCATCGGCGGACTTTTAGGAGTCGTAGCAGGCTCACAGCTTCTTTTAATGAGCTCAATATCAATCGCACAATTTTTCGGGATTCCATCTTTTATTATTGGAATGTCGATGGTTGCAGTCGGAACATCACTTCCTGAACTTATGACCTCACTTGTTGCAATCCTAAAAAATCAGGGCGGAATTTCGGTTGGAAACCTCTTTGGGAGCAATATATTCAATCTGTTTTTTGTCCTTGGAATAGGAGCTTTATTAACTCCGGTTACAATTCCCTCATATTCTGATGTCTTAATAATGTGTGGTTTTACAGCCGGAGGCCTGTTGTTATTTGCAGGAAATGAGAAATTCACAAGATTCTTTGCAGTTGTTCTGCTTGCAGGATACTTTTTGTATATGGCTCTTTTATTCATGTCCTGA
- a CDS encoding tripartite tricarboxylate transporter permease codes for MIEIIFCLCIGIILGMISGLIPGIHSNTMAGLLLSVETGFLAIFGETAMAVSLIAALVVHTFLDIVPGTFFGIPDADTALSVLPAHRLCLKGHGEKAVRLSALGSAYGSVFGLFFLIVFMLYLPSIQQYIDWWVGIILIIVAGILIVYSESPEWSFAVFMVSGILGLFAFEYSWICSGFSAQASVLMPLLTGLFGISVLIASSDGKMPEQKFEGINTKRMDILKCSVAGTLAGSAVGWLPGLSNASANAVLASAIKIDKEGEGFIVATSAANTANAFISIAAFYAVSRMRNGVMTAFSHLENLPPISFILSAGFCAAIAGYLLTNLFSRFGKLFSGWNVRRLSFSVIIFMVVLIFGFTGPFGILILILATITGCVPGIVNIRRVPCMGSVMLPVILWSFSII; via the coding sequence ATGATAGAGATAATCTTCTGCCTTTGCATTGGAATAATTCTTGGAATGATAAGCGGTCTGATTCCGGGAATTCACTCAAATACGATGGCAGGACTGCTTCTCTCTGTTGAAACCGGATTTCTGGCCATTTTTGGAGAGACCGCAATGGCAGTCTCGTTAATTGCCGCACTTGTTGTTCACACATTTTTAGATATAGTTCCGGGAACATTCTTTGGAATACCTGATGCAGACACTGCTCTTAGTGTTCTTCCGGCACACAGGCTCTGCCTGAAAGGTCACGGAGAAAAAGCAGTCCGGTTATCAGCGCTTGGAAGTGCATATGGAAGTGTATTCGGCCTTTTTTTCCTCATTGTTTTTATGCTATATCTTCCCTCTATCCAGCAGTATATCGACTGGTGGGTTGGAATAATTCTGATAATTGTAGCCGGTATTTTGATTGTGTATTCAGAATCTCCGGAGTGGTCATTTGCAGTTTTCATGGTTTCCGGAATTTTAGGATTGTTTGCATTCGAATACTCATGGATATGTTCTGGTTTTTCAGCACAGGCCTCTGTTTTAATGCCGCTTTTGACAGGCCTTTTTGGAATATCAGTATTGATAGCATCTTCGGATGGAAAGATGCCTGAGCAGAAGTTTGAAGGCATAAATACGAAAAGAATGGATATTTTAAAATGCAGTGTTGCAGGCACTCTGGCAGGCTCTGCTGTTGGGTGGCTTCCCGGGCTTTCAAATGCCTCTGCAAACGCTGTTTTGGCATCTGCTATTAAAATAGATAAAGAGGGAGAGGGGTTTATTGTTGCAACAAGCGCGGCAAACACTGCGAATGCATTTATCTCTATTGCCGCGTTTTATGCAGTATCGCGGATGAGAAACGGTGTTATGACTGCATTTTCCCATCTTGAAAATCTTCCGCCAATATCTTTTATTCTGTCAGCAGGTTTTTGTGCGGCGATTGCAGGTTATCTTCTGACAAATCTATTTTCGCGTTTTGGAAAGTTATTTTCCGGATGGAATGTGAGAAGACTTAGCTTTTCAGTTATAATTTTCATGGTTGTATTAATTTTTGGTTTCACAGGTCCTTTTGGAATTTTAATATTGATTCTTGCCACAATTACGGGATGTGTACCCGGAATTGTAAATATCAGGAGAGTTCCATGCATGGGTTCTGTCATGCTTCCTGTGATTTTATGGTCATTTTCAATAATCTGA
- a CDS encoding uroporphyrinogen-III synthase — protein sequence MIIAVTRLKEKAGKDESLCKKYGHDCRTVSPMEARIYTEKVLEFAEKANKNEFDCIFFTSALPAEAIGPLLKRWPRVVAIGPQTAKTLQGFGISCEILPNFYSRDFVPFLGDWIYGKKIGLPRADVLNPALISAIEDNGGIAMETPIYALEPSNKELLLTECDAILFTSANSFTYSIWDKKSDIIPVAIGDITAQRMIEAGVKPKVVGDGSLEGTLKALNDYIAGRQ from the coding sequence ATGATAATTGCAGTTACACGTCTCAAAGAAAAGGCCGGAAAAGATGAAAGTCTTTGCAAAAAATATGGTCATGACTGCCGGACAGTATCTCCAATGGAGGCCAGAATTTATACAGAAAAGGTGCTTGAATTTGCAGAAAAAGCCAACAAAAACGAATTTGACTGTATATTTTTCACAAGCGCTCTTCCGGCAGAAGCAATAGGGCCGCTTCTTAAAAGATGGCCGAGAGTTGTTGCAATAGGCCCGCAGACTGCAAAAACACTTCAGGGTTTTGGAATCAGTTGTGAAATTCTGCCCAACTTTTATTCACGCGATTTTGTTCCTTTTCTTGGAGACTGGATTTACGGCAAAAAAATCGGTCTTCCCCGGGCAGACGTTTTAAATCCCGCACTTATCAGTGCTATAGAAGATAATGGAGGGATTGCAATGGAAACTCCCATTTATGCACTTGAGCCTTCGAATAAAGAACTTTTACTGACAGAGTGTGATGCTATATTGTTTACAAGCGCCAATTCTTTTACATATTCCATCTGGGACAAAAAAAGTGATATAATACCGGTTGCAATCGGAGATATTACTGCTCAGAGAATGATTGAGGCAGGCGTAAAACCAAAAGTTGTCGGTGACGGCTCACTTGAAGGAACACTTAAGGCTCTTAATGATTACATCGCCGGCAGGCAATAA
- a CDS encoding RNA-guided pseudouridylation complex pseudouridine synthase subunit Cbf5 has product MQENKLSKVSNKKMNHSITDPELKKLLDCGIIAIDKPQGPSSHQVTAWVKEILGGDIKIGHGGTLDPMVSGVLIIMLGRAVRLAPVILKHRKEYIAVLRLHDDVSKEDVLRAADEFTGRIYQRPPRKSAVRRQLRIRRIYEIEILDFKERLVLMRVACEAGTYVRSLCTHMALSMGVGGQMEELRRSRSGSVVLSDTCTLHDLKDAAVFASEGDTEELKKMILPVERLISEIPIVKILDSAVEAVCSGALLAGVGVSARESYKRDARVAVITEKGELVCIGKALVSSEEYKLGDTGLVVAPQAVVMKRGTYEKGWVSKNSKKSKNSKKSYDERSNSPLIDSKLTHNETSEPIDTSKKIKDRNISSGRESNRRNKQDNRPFKRITRAEKQRADTKSAEKKRTGKISKTKTIPDNAVPKVRSGFQPYKKNKK; this is encoded by the coding sequence CTGCAGGAAAATAAATTATCAAAAGTAAGCAATAAAAAAATGAATCATTCAATAACAGACCCGGAATTAAAAAAACTCCTTGACTGCGGAATAATCGCAATAGATAAACCGCAGGGGCCGTCAAGCCACCAGGTAACTGCATGGGTAAAGGAGATTTTAGGCGGCGATATCAAAATCGGACATGGAGGAACACTTGATCCGATGGTTTCAGGCGTTCTTATAATAATGCTTGGAAGAGCAGTCCGCCTTGCACCAGTTATACTAAAACACAGAAAAGAGTACATCGCTGTTTTAAGACTTCACGATGATGTTTCAAAAGAAGATGTTTTAAGAGCGGCAGATGAATTTACAGGCAGAATCTATCAAAGACCACCCAGAAAAAGTGCTGTTCGCCGTCAGCTCAGAATCAGAAGAATTTATGAGATTGAGATTCTTGATTTTAAAGAACGTCTTGTTTTAATGCGGGTGGCCTGCGAAGCCGGAACATATGTTCGTTCTCTTTGTACCCATATGGCTTTATCAATGGGTGTCGGCGGGCAGATGGAGGAGCTTCGCCGTTCAAGGTCAGGTTCAGTCGTCCTTTCTGACACCTGCACGCTCCATGACTTAAAAGACGCCGCTGTTTTCGCATCCGAAGGAGATACTGAAGAGTTAAAAAAGATGATTCTTCCTGTTGAAAGATTAATTTCAGAGATTCCGATTGTAAAAATACTTGATTCTGCTGTAGAGGCAGTCTGTTCCGGTGCTTTGCTTGCCGGTGTTGGTGTTTCTGCACGTGAGAGCTATAAACGGGATGCAAGAGTTGCGGTTATAACAGAAAAAGGAGAACTTGTCTGCATAGGAAAAGCCCTTGTTTCCTCAGAGGAGTACAAGCTCGGCGATACAGGCCTTGTTGTCGCACCTCAGGCAGTCGTCATGAAAAGAGGAACATATGAGAAGGGCTGGGTTTCCAAAAATTCAAAAAAATCCAAAAATTCCAAAAAATCATACGATGAAAGATCAAATAGCCCATTAATAGATTCAAAACTGACACATAATGAGACCAGCGAACCAATAGATACTTCAAAAAAGATTAAAGACCGGAATATCTCTTCAGGAAGGGAATCTAATCGCAGGAATAAACAGGATAACAGACCTTTTAAAAGAATTACGAGAGCAGAAAAACAACGGGCTGATACAAAGTCTGCCGAAAAAAAGAGAACCGGAAAAATTTCGAAAACCAAAACTATCCCTGATAATGCTGTACCAAAAGTCCGCTCAGGGTTTCAGCCATATAAAAAGAATAAAAAATAA